In Delphinus delphis chromosome 18, mDelDel1.2, whole genome shotgun sequence, the following proteins share a genomic window:
- the LOC132413938 gene encoding serine/arginine repetitive matrix protein 1-like gives MNEGEQNSQGPEGGTPSVLRHSLSPLASHPPLYSASRGVRGRREGKTRGGGRLGEGVGKPRNAHLLRTTPKPPPPLLPPRRRRPLQNPPGRSARRRRRRASVAFPSPPPAPPPPANPELTVAQTSPPGPAGPARPSPHALRTLSNPLGSRRLLREETLAAAEAGAARLEAGRRRGAGYGEPSNGARAGAQRRRVLAEHGRGAAAAVAAGAQGPLHHWQPWSPSIFLPLGRRLGSAHVLGEEGAGARASPEGGGTCASADDASRSSPLPLQPVRPHPAAPAVRAGGGRRRRRRLLSRRRWWPEGLLQRLQPTPFKGTRATASRVSVPRSPPPPRHESGFLPRRVEEPSSSSPHLGSTPARAALAPSEDAPALGAAGSAEGRWLFGIDAPFCAAQLQLPCGPLAFRRPRASQPGRYCSCLQLTA, from the exons ATGAACGAGGGTGAACAGAACAGCCAGGGACCCGAAGGGGGGACCCCTTCAGTCCTTCGCCATTCACTTTCCCCTCTAGCCTCACACCCCCCTTTATATTCCGCTTCACGTGGGGtgcggggaaggagggaggggaagaccaggggaggggggaggctaggggagggggtgggaaagCCGAGAAATGCCCACCTTCTCCGGACAACTCCGAAgccacctccacccctcctcccgccgcggcggcggcggccgctgCAAAACCCTCCCGGTCGCTCTGCACGAAGGCGGCGGCGCCGAGCGAGTGTCGCCTTCCCCTcgccacccccagccccgccgcCGCCGGCGAACCCTGAGCTCACTGTGGCTCAAACCTCCCCTCCCGGCCCCGCCGGCCCCGCTCGGCCCTCCCCCCACGCCCTGCGGACCCTTTCAAACCCCCTGGGCTCGAGGCGGCTGCTCCGTGAGGAAACGCTGGCCGCGGCTGAGGCCGGCGCGGCGAGGCTCGAagcggggcggcggcggggcgcCGGGTACGGTGAGCCCAGCAACGGGGCGCGGGCGGGCGCGCAGAGACGCCGGGTCCTCGCGGAGCACGGCcggggcgcggcggcggcggtggcagcGGGAGCCCAGGGACCTCTCCATCACTGGCAGCCATGGAGCCCGAGCATTTTCCTCCCTCTGGGCAGGCGCCTCGGCTCGGCACACGTCCTCGGGGAGGAAGGGGCCGGCGCCCGAGCCTCCCCGGAGGGCGGCGGGACGTGCGCTAGCGCCGACGATGCGAGCCGCTCTAGTCCTCTTCCTCTGCAGCCGGTTCGTCCGCACCCCGCTGCTCCCGCGGTCCGGGCGGGAGGGGGCcgcaggcggcggcggcgactCCTTTCTCGGCGGCGTTGGTGGCCAGAGGGGCTGCTGCAGCGACTGCAGCCGACGCCGTTCAAAGGAACGAGAG CAACAGCATCACGAGTTTCAGTTCCCAGGAGTCCGCCGCCGCCACGACATGAGTCAGGCTTTCTTCCTCGGCGCGTGGAGGagccctcctcctcctcgccGCACCTGGGCTCGACCCCGGCCCGCGCGGCCCTCGCCCCCTCGGAGGATGCCCCAGCGCTCGGAGCCGCAGGGTCCGCGGAAGGCCGGTGGCTCTTCGGGATAGACGCTCCCTTTTGTGCGGCGCAGTTGCAGCTGCCATGTGGTCCCCTCGCCTTTCGACGGCCACGGGCTAGCCAGCCCGGCAGATATTGCAGCTGTTTGCAGTTAACTGCCTGA
- the TSC22D1 gene encoding TSC22 domain family protein 1 isoform X1, with protein sequence MHQPPESTAAAAAASAAADISARKMAHPAMLPRRGSGGGSASALSAAGTGVGSSAPSSEDFPPPSLLQPPPPAASSLSGPQPPPPQSLNLLSQAQLQAQPLAPGGTQMKKKSGFQITSVTPAQISASISSNNSIAEDTESYDDLDESHTEDLSSSEILDVSLSRATDLGEPERSSSEETLNNFQEAETPGAVSPNQPPLPQPHLPHLPQQNVVINGNAHPHSLHHHPHIHHGHHLHHGHHHPSHASVASTPIPGGPPASPVSRKLSTTGSSDTVMPVAPTSAVSSSGSPASVMTSIRAPSTSGSIGINSVPGTNTMNNVNITAVGGFNPNVTSSMLANANLSASNVPSAAGVSVGPGVSCGVNVTVLSGLGNGTISSSVLINSTASAAAGMTVGSVSSQQQQPTVNTSRFRVVKLDSSSEPFKKGRWTCTEFYEKENAAPTAEGVVINKAVESVKQNPTEVTSERESTSGSSVSSSVSTLSHYTESVGSGEMGAPAAVVQQPPALPGVALPQMDFSSAAPAGISAVSMPQSISQSQISQAQLQSQELSYQQKQGLQPVPLQAALSAAAGIQPSPVSVVGVTSALGQQPSVSSLAQPQLPYSQAAPPAQAPLPGTSPQQLHYGQQPSVAPSHGPSVTPNPASEYVQQQPILQTAVSSGQPTSAGVGAGTSGIPVAQPQGIQLPVQPAAVQAQPAGAAGQPAGQAQTAVSAVPPGSQIANIGQQTNLPTAAQQPSAQVTPSVIPQGAPPSSQVVPPAQAAILHQGVQASASSLPQQLVIAPQSTLLTVPPQPQGVESVAPGVVSQQLPAVSPLPSASSISVTNQVSSAGPSAMPSVPTNLVPSQNIAQAPATQNGNLVQSVSQPPLMAAPNINLPLAQQIPSSTQFSAQSLAQAIGSQIEDARRPAEPSLVGLPQTISGDSGGMSAVSDGSSSSLGASASLFPLKVLPLTTPLVDGEDESSSGASVVAIDNKIEQAMDLVKSHLMYAVREEVEVLKEQIKELIEKNSQLEQENNLLKTLASPEQLAQFQAQLQTGSPAASTQPQGTTQPPAQAASQGSGPTA encoded by the coding sequence ATGCACCAGCCGCCCGAGTCCACCGCCGCCGCGGCCGCGGCCTCGGCCGCTGCAGACATTAGTGCTAGGAAGATGGCGCACCCGGCAATGTTGCCTCGAAggggcagtggtggtggcagCGCCTCTGCTCTCAGTGCAGCAGGTACCGGCGTTGGTAGTAGTGCCCCATCTTCCGAGGATTTTCCGCCTCCGTCGCTGCTCCAGCCGCCACCTCCTGCAGCATCTTCTCTGTCGGGACCACAGCCTCCGCCTCCACAAAGCCTGAACCTCCTTTCGCAGGCTCAGCTGCAGGCACAGCCTCTTGCGCCAGGCGGAactcaaatgaaaaagaaaagtggctTCCAGATAACGAGCGTGACCCCGGCTCAGATCTCCGCTAGCATCAGCTCTAACAACAGCATCGCAGAGGACACCGAAAGCTACGATGATCTGGATGAATCTCACACAGAAGATCTGTCGTCTTCCGAGATCCTTGATGTGTCACTTTCCAGGGCTACCGACTTAGGGGAGCCTGAACGCAGCTCCTCAGAAGAAACTCTCAATAACTTCCAGGAAGCCGAGACACCTGGGGCAGTCTCTCCCAACCAGCCCCCCCTTCCTCAGCCTCATTTGCCTCACCTTCCACAACAGAATGTTGTAATCAATGGGAATGCTCATCCCCACTCCCTCCATCACCACCCTCACATTCATCATGGGCACCACCTCCATCACGGGCACCACCATCCATCCCATGCCAGTGTGGCCAGTACACCCATTCCGGGAGGGCCGCCCGCAAGCCCAGTATCCAGAAAACTGTCTACAACTGGAAGCTCTGACACTGTTATGCCAGTTGCACCAACTTCTGCCGTATCATCGAGTGGCTCACCTGCATCTGTAATGACTAGTATCCGTGCTCCGAGTACAAGCGGCAGTATAGGTATAAATTCTGTTCCAGGTACTAATACGATGAATAATGTTAACATTACGGCTGTGGGCGGTTTTAATCCTAACGTGACCAGCAGCATGCTTGCTAATGCTAATTTAAGTGCGAGCAACGTTCCCAGTGCTGCCGGTGTGAGCGTTGGGCCTGGAGTGAGCTGCGGTGTTAACGTGACTGTCTTGAGCGGCCTGGGCAACGGTACGATTTCGTCCTCCGTTCTCATTAACAGCACTGCCAGTGCAGCTGCAGGGATGACTGTAGGATCAGTTTCAAGTCAGCAGCAACAGCCAACAGTTAACACGTCCAGGTTCAGAGTTGTGAAGTTAGATTCGAGTTCTGAGCCCTTCAAAAAAGGTAGATGGACTTGCACCGAGTTCTATGAGAAAGAAAACGCTGCCCCCACCGCCGAAGGGGTGGTGATAAATAAAGCAGTGGAAAGCGTAAAACAAAACCCGACAGAAGTGACTTCTGAGAGGGAGAGCACGAGCGGGAGCTCAGTGAGCAGCAGTGTCAGCACGCTGAGCCACTACACGGAGAGTGTGGGAAGCGGAGAGATGGGGGCCCCAGCTGCCGTGGTGCAGCAGCCGCCCGCTCTTCCAGGTGTCGCCCTCCCGCAGATGGACTTCAGTAGTGCTGCTCCGGCGGGCATTTCAGCAGTTAGTATGCCACAGAGTATTTCTCAGTCACAGATCTCGCAAGCGCAGTTGCAGTCTCAAGAACTGAGCTATCAGCAGAAGCAGGGTCTTCAACCAGTACCTCTGCAAGCCGCTCTCAGTGCTGCAGCTGGTATCCAGCCATCACCTGTGAGCGTGGTGGGTGTAACTTCAGCTCTAGGTCAGCAGCCTTCCGTTTCCAGCCTGGCTCAGCCCCAACTGCCGTATTCTCAGGCGGCCCCTCCGGCGCAAGCACCCCTGCCAGGCACATCACCCCAGCAGTTACACTATGGACAGCAGCCGTCGGTGGCCCCGAGCCATGGCCCGTCAGTGACTCCGAATCCTGCTTCCGAGTATGTTCAGCAGCAGCCGATTCTGCAAACGGCAGTGTCCTCTGGACAGCCCACTTCTGCAGGGGTGGGAGCAGGAACCTCGGGGATTCCTGTGGCTCAGCCACAGGGCATCCAGCTGCCAGTGCAGCCCGCAGCAGTCCAGGCGCAGCCCGCCGGGGCAGCTGGCCAACCCGCTGGCCAGGCGCAGACGGCAGTATCTGCTGTACCTCCTGGCAGTCAAATTGCAAATATTGGTCAACAGACAAACCTACCTACGGCAGCGCAGCAGCCCTCTGCCCAAGTCACACCTTCAGTTATCCCGCAAGGTGCTCCTCCGTCTTCACAGGTAGTTCCACCCGCTCAGGCTGCGATTCTTCATCAGGGAGTTCAAGCTAGTGCTTCAAGCCTTCCTCAACAGTTGGTCATTGCACCCCAGAGTACCTTGTTAACTGTGCCTCCCCAGCCGCAAGGAGTAGAGTCAGTAGCTCCAGGAGTTGTTTCGCAGCAGTTGCCTGCAGTCAGTCCTTTGCCCTCTGCTAGCAGTATTTCTGTTACGAATCAGGTTAGTTCAGCTGGGCCTTCTGCAATGCCTTCTGTCCCAACAAACTTGGTTCCATCACAGAATATAGCACAAGCCCCTGCCACTCAAAATGGTAATTTGGTTCAAAGTGTTAGTCAGCCTCCCTTGATGGCAGCACCTAATATAAATTTGCCTTTGGCGCAGCAGATACCAAGTTCTACTCAGTTCTCTGCACAATCATTAGCTCAGGCAATTGGAAGCCAAATTGAAGATGCCAGGCGCCCAGCGGAACCCTCCTTAGTTGGCTTACCTCAGACTATCAGTGGTGACAGTGGGGGCATGTCGGCAGTTTCCGATGGGAGTAGCAGCAGCCTAGGagcctctgcttctcttttcccGTTGAAGGTGCTACCGCTGACGACACCCCTGGTGGATGGCGAGGATGAGAG